The sequence GCTGCGAGAGCTGCTGTGCTGTGAccaggtggtgtggtgatgttcgGGGAGCCAAGGAGCGGGAACCCACCTGCTGtggtctctcaattcaattcagtaAATGCTTTATTGGAATTAATGGCTGGTTGCCACTGTTGCCAGAGCGACATTGTATTGtgcgtgagtgctatggggcgatagtcatttagacgtCTTTCCATTCTTATGCACAGGAACTATTGTTGTccgcttgaaacatgtaggtatttcagactgggtcagggagaagtTGAAAAAGCTCTCGCATGGTTCAGTGTTAATTGCCTCGGAggtgagcatagaaggcatttagcttgtctggtaggctcgcatcactggccagctcacggctgggtttctCTTTCTACACATAGTTTTTAAGCCACGTGcgacgagtgtcggagccggtgAATTCCATCTTAGACGTATTGACTGTTTGATTATTCggtggagggcatagcgggatttcctAGAAgtgtgtcccgctccttgaaaagTGGCagcttttagctcagtgcggatgttgcctgtcatccatggcttctggttgggatatgtacgtacggtcactttTGGGACGACGTTGTTGattcacttattgatgaagcccgGTGACTGAgctggtaaactcctcaatgccattggatgatcTTGGAAcatcattctgctagtgaaacagtcctgtagcttagtatccgcttataagcaggaatcaggacgatttatggtcagatttgccaaatgcgGGAAGGGTGCGTCGCTGTTCGTGGAGTAAATCAAGAGGTTTATTAGATTTTCTTTTTTGCCTCTATTTGCATAgatgacatgctggtagaaatgatagatttcagttttcctgcattacaAGAAATTTactatttttattcagtatagtTGAGAGAAAAACACTGCTCTTAATAGTATCTCTGCTCTTAAGTTTTACATATTGGCCTCAGagcttttgtgagtgtttttcatTTGCACCCTTATGTAGACCACCTACATCCAAGTACAGATCCTTATGCTCCACCCACATCCAAGTACAGATCATTATGCTCCACCCACATCCAAGTACAGATCCTTATGCTCCACCCACATCCAAGTACAGATCCTTATGCTCCACCCACATCCAAGTACAGATCCTTATGCTCCACCCACATCCAAGTACAGATCCTTATGCTCCACCCACATCCAAGTACAGATCCTTATGCTCCACCCACATCCAAGTACAGATCCTTATGCTCCACCCACATCCAAGTACAGATCCTTATGCTCCACCCACATCCAAGTACAGATCCTTATGCTCCACCCACATCCAAGTACAGATCCTTATGCTCCACCCACATCCAAGTACAGATCCTTATGCTCCACCCACATCCAAGTACAGATCCTTATGCTCCACCCACATCCAAGTACAGATCCTTATGCTCCACCCACATCCAAGTACAGATCCTTATGCTCCACCCACATCCAAGTACAGATCCTTATGCTACACCCACATCCAAGTACAGATCCTTATGCTACACCCACATCCAAGTACAGATCCTTATGCTACACCCACATCCAAGTACAGATCCTTATGCTACACCCACATCCAAGTACAGATCCTTATGCTACACCCACATCCAAGTACAGATCCTTATGCTCCACCCACATCCAAGTACAGATCCTTATGCTCCACCCACATCCAAGTACAGATCCTTATGCTCCACCCACATCCAAGTACAGATCCTTATGCTC is a genomic window of Oncorhynchus keta strain PuntledgeMale-10-30-2019 chromosome 19, Oket_V2, whole genome shotgun sequence containing:
- the LOC127909108 gene encoding uncharacterized protein LOC127909108, translated to MLHPHPSTDHYAPPTSKYRSLCSTHIQVQILMLHPHPSTDPYAPPTSKYRSLCSTHIQVQILMLHPHPSTDPYAPPTSKYRSLCSTHIQVQILMLHPHPSTDPYAPPTSKYRSLCSTHIQVQILMLHPHPSTDPYAPPTSKYRSLCSTHIQVQILMLHPHPSTDPYATPTSKYRSLCYTHIQVQILMLHPHPSTDPYATPTSKYRSLCSTHIQVQILMLHPHPSTDPYAPPTSKYRSLCSTHIQVQILMLHPHPSTDPYAPPTSKYRSLCSTHIQVQILMLHPHPSTDPYAPPTSKYRSLCSTHIQVQILMLHPHPSTDPYAPPTSKYRSLCSTHIQVQILMLHPHPSTDPYAPPTSKYRSLCSTHIQVQILMLHPHPSTDPYAPPTSKYRSLCSTHIQVQILMLHPHPFNVFS